The Candidatus Equadaptatus faecalis genome contains a region encoding:
- a CDS encoding acetyl-CoA C-acetyltransferase, with amino-acid sequence MARKVVLAGACRTAIGTMGGALSSTPAVQLGTIVVKEALKRANVPAEAVEHVYMGCVIQAALGQNVARQISVNAGIPVEASAVTVNVVCGSGLESINMAARMVRDGDADVVVAGGAENMSMAPYALEKGRYGYRMGHATMYDTMIKDALTDAFENIHMGLTAENICEQWGLTREELDEFSLVSQQKCEAAIKAGFFKEEIVPVEIKKKKETILFDTDEGPRAGMTMEALAKLKPAFKKDGGIVTAGNSSGINDGAAAVVVMTEEKAKELGAVIQAEWINGALAGCEPRIMGIGPVNATKKLMAKTGLKIDDFDMIEANEAFAAQSVAVGKELGFDKAKLNVSGGAIALGHPVGASGARILVTLIHGMKRTGAKTGLATLCIGGGQGCAMAVKAYEG; translated from the coding sequence ATGGCAAGAAAAGTAGTACTGGCAGGAGCTTGCCGCACGGCAATCGGAACTATGGGAGGAGCGCTTTCCTCAACACCGGCGGTTCAGCTCGGAACAATCGTGGTCAAGGAGGCTCTTAAGAGAGCAAACGTACCTGCAGAGGCAGTCGAGCATGTTTACATGGGCTGTGTTATTCAGGCAGCTCTCGGACAGAACGTTGCGCGTCAGATATCGGTCAACGCGGGTATCCCCGTAGAGGCTTCGGCTGTAACCGTCAACGTCGTGTGCGGCTCAGGGCTTGAGAGTATCAATATGGCAGCACGCATGGTTCGCGACGGCGATGCGGACGTGGTTGTCGCCGGCGGTGCCGAGAATATGTCAATGGCGCCGTATGCCCTTGAAAAAGGCCGCTACGGATACCGCATGGGACATGCCACAATGTACGATACGATGATTAAAGATGCCCTTACGGACGCTTTTGAAAACATTCACATGGGTCTCACCGCGGAAAACATCTGCGAGCAGTGGGGACTTACGAGAGAAGAGCTTGACGAATTTTCGCTTGTCAGCCAGCAGAAATGCGAAGCGGCAATCAAAGCGGGATTTTTCAAGGAAGAGATTGTTCCCGTTGAAATCAAGAAGAAAAAAGAGACGATTTTGTTTGACACGGACGAAGGCCCGCGTGCAGGCATGACAATGGAAGCCCTTGCAAAACTCAAACCGGCGTTCAAAAAAGACGGCGGAATCGTTACGGCGGGCAACTCGTCAGGCATTAACGACGGGGCAGCGGCAGTCGTTGTCATGACTGAGGAAAAAGCCAAAGAACTTGGCGCGGTAATTCAGGCAGAATGGATCAACGGCGCTCTTGCAGGCTGCGAGCCCCGCATTATGGGTATAGGCCCCGTGAACGCAACGAAGAAGCTCATGGCAAAAACAGGTCTTAAAATAGACGATTTCGATATGATAGAAGCCAACGAAGCTTTTGCCGCGCAGTCAGTTGCAGTCGGCAAGGAACTCGGCTTTGACAAAGCGAAGCTGAACGTCAGCGGCGGCGCTATCGCGCTCGGACACCCTGTCGGTGCTTCAGGCGCACGTATCCTTGTAACGCTTATTCACGGCATGAAACGCACGGGCGCCAAAACTGGTCTTGCCACGCTCTGCATAGGCGGCGGACAGGGCTGCGCGATGGCGGTCAAAGCATACGAAGGATAG
- a CDS encoding acyl-CoA dehydrogenase, translating into MDFKLSREHEMARTLFRDFAQNEVKPFAQEVDETEVFPRETVTKMQKYGFLGIDIPKQYGGQGCDSLAYVMAIEEISKVCATTGVILSAHTSLCCGPVLKFGSEEQKQKYLVPLASGKKLGAFALTEPNAGTDAAGQQTKAALDGDEWVLNGSKIFITNGKEADIYIVFAMTDKALGTKGISAFIVEKGTPGFTFGTKEKKMGIRGSSTYELVFTDCRIPKENLLGAQGKGFSIAMQTLDGGRIGIAAQALGIAAGALDCAVAYVKERKQFGRALAKFQNTQFKLADMATRVEAARLVVYKAAMAKDSQKKFSVEAAMAKLFAAETAMAVTTEAVQLLGGYGYIREYDVERMMRDAKITEIYEGTSEVQRMVISGALLH; encoded by the coding sequence ATGGATTTTAAGCTTTCCAGAGAGCATGAAATGGCGCGCACTCTGTTCCGCGATTTTGCGCAGAACGAAGTCAAGCCTTTCGCGCAGGAGGTTGACGAAACTGAAGTATTTCCGCGCGAAACCGTAACAAAGATGCAGAAGTACGGCTTTCTCGGTATTGACATCCCCAAGCAGTACGGGGGACAGGGCTGCGACAGCCTTGCATACGTAATGGCAATCGAAGAGATATCAAAGGTATGCGCAACGACAGGCGTTATACTTTCAGCTCACACCTCACTCTGCTGCGGCCCTGTACTTAAGTTCGGCAGCGAAGAGCAGAAGCAGAAATATCTTGTTCCGCTTGCAAGCGGCAAAAAGCTCGGTGCTTTTGCCCTTACGGAGCCTAACGCAGGCACTGATGCCGCCGGACAGCAGACTAAAGCGGCTCTTGACGGTGACGAATGGGTGCTTAACGGCAGCAAAATATTCATTACAAACGGAAAAGAAGCCGACATCTACATCGTGTTTGCCATGACCGACAAAGCGCTCGGCACGAAAGGCATTTCCGCGTTTATCGTTGAAAAGGGAACTCCGGGCTTTACCTTTGGCACAAAGGAAAAGAAGATGGGCATACGCGGCTCATCGACCTACGAGCTTGTATTCACTGACTGCCGTATCCCGAAAGAGAACCTTCTCGGAGCGCAGGGCAAGGGTTTTTCAATCGCCATGCAGACACTTGACGGCGGCCGCATAGGAATTGCCGCGCAGGCTCTCGGCATAGCAGCGGGTGCGCTTGACTGTGCCGTTGCCTACGTCAAGGAACGCAAGCAGTTCGGCAGGGCTCTTGCAAAATTCCAGAATACGCAGTTCAAGCTTGCGGATATGGCAACGCGCGTTGAAGCGGCAAGGCTTGTCGTCTACAAAGCTGCAATGGCAAAGGACAGCCAGAAAAAATTCTCCGTGGAAGCCGCAATGGCAAAACTTTTCGCGGCGGAAACGGCAATGGCGGTTACCACCGAAGCCGTTCAGCTTCTCGGCGGATACGGCTACATCAGGGAATACGACGTTGAAAGAATGATGCGTGATGCAAAAATCACTGAAATCTACGAAGGCACGAGCGAAGTGCAGCGCATGGTCATATCCGGCGCTCTGCTGCACTAA
- a CDS encoding electron transfer flavoprotein subunit beta/FixA family protein gives MKIVVCIKQVPNTNEVKLDPVTGTLIREGVPSILNPDDKAGLEAALQLKDKYGAEVTVLSMGPMQADAVLREALAMGADNAYLVSGREFGGADTLATSTTIAAAVKKLDFDLVITGRQAIDGDTAQVGPQISEHLGIPNISYAESIEVEGNCVIVKRQYEDRHHMVKAKMPCLVTALGEMNTPRYMTPGGIFDAYREKEVIVWGRADLSELPEEALGLKGSPTRVAKSFPKSLKPAGVKVQPDDPAEAADYIVEKLKEKFVI, from the coding sequence ATGAAAATCGTTGTTTGCATAAAACAGGTACCGAACACTAACGAAGTCAAACTCGACCCTGTAACAGGAACTTTGATTCGCGAAGGAGTGCCGAGCATACTCAATCCTGACGACAAGGCGGGACTTGAAGCGGCTCTCCAACTCAAAGACAAATACGGCGCGGAAGTAACCGTACTTTCAATGGGTCCAATGCAGGCAGACGCAGTGCTTCGCGAAGCGCTTGCGATGGGTGCCGACAACGCATATCTCGTTTCTGGACGCGAATTTGGCGGTGCAGATACTCTTGCCACCTCAACAACCATAGCGGCAGCTGTCAAAAAACTTGATTTTGACCTTGTAATCACCGGCCGCCAGGCAATAGACGGAGATACTGCGCAGGTAGGTCCCCAGATCTCGGAACATCTCGGTATACCCAACATCTCCTATGCGGAAAGCATAGAAGTTGAAGGCAACTGCGTCATTGTCAAACGCCAGTACGAAGACAGACACCACATGGTTAAGGCAAAAATGCCGTGCCTCGTTACGGCTCTCGGCGAGATGAACACACCGCGCTACATGACTCCGGGCGGAATATTTGACGCATACCGCGAAAAAGAAGTAATCGTCTGGGGCAGGGCAGATCTCTCCGAGCTTCCTGAAGAAGCTCTCGGGCTTAAAGGCTCGCCGACACGCGTCGCAAAATCTTTCCCGAAAAGCCTCAAACCTGCGGGCGTCAAAGTCCAGCCTGACGATCCGGCGGAAGCCGCAGACTACATCGTCGAAAAACTCAAAGAGAAATTTGTAATATAA
- a CDS encoding enoyl-CoA hydratase/isomerase family protein — translation MQFIKYEVQDAIGIITINRPEALNALNSEVLTELDATINAIDLKEVRVVILTGAGEKSFVAGADIAEMCHLTREEGKHFGHKGLRVFRKLELFPVPVIAAVNGYALGGGCELAMSCDIRICSENAVFGQPEVTLGITPGFGGTQRLARTIGIGKAKEMIYTAKPIKADEAYRLGLVNAVYPLDQLMPEALKLAGKIAANAPIAVRACKEAINYGLQVDIDSSLRIEGNIFGSCFETEDQRLGMESFLAKKKVEKFNNK, via the coding sequence ATGCAGTTTATAAAATACGAAGTACAGGACGCAATTGGAATTATAACAATCAACCGTCCGGAGGCGCTGAACGCGCTGAACTCGGAAGTTCTAACGGAGCTTGACGCGACTATCAACGCAATTGATTTGAAGGAAGTTCGCGTCGTTATCCTTACCGGAGCAGGCGAAAAATCGTTTGTTGCCGGTGCGGACATTGCTGAAATGTGCCACCTTACGAGAGAAGAAGGCAAACATTTCGGACACAAGGGGCTCAGAGTTTTCCGCAAGCTTGAACTGTTCCCCGTCCCGGTCATAGCCGCGGTCAACGGCTATGCTCTCGGCGGAGGCTGCGAGCTTGCAATGAGCTGCGACATTCGTATCTGCTCGGAAAACGCCGTGTTCGGACAGCCTGAAGTTACCCTCGGCATCACCCCGGGTTTCGGAGGCACACAGAGACTTGCGCGAACAATCGGGATAGGCAAGGCAAAAGAAATGATTTACACGGCAAAGCCGATAAAAGCCGACGAAGCATACAGGCTCGGTTTGGTCAACGCCGTATATCCCCTTGACCAGCTTATGCCGGAAGCGCTTAAGCTTGCCGGAAAAATCGCAGCCAATGCTCCGATAGCGGTGCGTGCGTGCAAGGAAGCGATAAACTACGGTCTGCAGGTTGACATTGACTCCAGTCTCCGTATTGAAGGAAACATTTTCGGCAGCTGCTTTGAAACCGAAGACCAGCGTCTTGGAATGGAATCCTTCCTTGCCAAGAAAAAGGTGGAAAAATTCAACAACAAATAA
- a CDS encoding 3-hydroxybutyryl-CoA dehydrogenase, translating to MKIGIIGAGTMGSGIAQAFAQTEGYEVCLCDINDEFAAKGKAKIEKGLAKQVAKGRIEQAAADAVLAKIATGTKEICGDCDLVIEAAVENMEIKKETFKELQAICKADCMFATNTSSLSITELGKGLDRPLIGMHFFNPAPVMKLVEVIAGLNTPEDMVQKIKDIAAEIGKTPVQVAEAAGFVVNRILIPMINEAVGILADGVASAEDIDAAMKLGANHPMGPLALGDLVGLDVCLAIMEVLYSEFGDSKYRPHPLLRKMVRGGRLGMKTGQGFFNYAK from the coding sequence ATGAAAATAGGAATTATCGGCGCAGGAACAATGGGCTCAGGCATTGCACAGGCATTTGCACAGACGGAAGGCTATGAAGTATGCCTCTGTGACATAAATGACGAATTTGCCGCAAAGGGCAAAGCAAAAATTGAAAAAGGTCTTGCAAAACAGGTTGCAAAAGGCAGAATAGAGCAGGCTGCGGCGGACGCCGTTCTTGCGAAAATCGCGACCGGAACAAAAGAAATCTGCGGGGACTGCGATCTTGTAATCGAAGCCGCCGTTGAAAATATGGAAATAAAAAAAGAAACCTTCAAAGAACTTCAGGCGATTTGCAAAGCTGACTGCATGTTTGCGACAAACACGTCGTCGCTTTCAATCACCGAGCTCGGCAAGGGTCTTGACCGTCCGCTTATAGGAATGCATTTCTTTAATCCGGCGCCGGTAATGAAACTCGTTGAAGTTATCGCAGGTCTCAACACGCCGGAAGACATGGTGCAGAAAATTAAAGACATAGCAGCGGAAATAGGCAAAACACCGGTGCAGGTTGCAGAAGCGGCAGGCTTTGTCGTTAACCGCATACTTATACCGATGATTAACGAAGCAGTCGGTATTCTTGCCGACGGTGTTGCCTCGGCGGAAGACATTGACGCGGCAATGAAGCTCGGTGCCAATCACCCAATGGGGCCTCTTGCGCTCGGCGACCTTGTAGGGCTTGACGTCTGCCTTGCAATTATGGAAGTGCTTTACAGCGAATTCGGCGATTCAAAATACCGCCCGCATCCGCTTCTCCGCAAAATGGTACGCGGCGGACGCCTCGGCATGAAAACTGGACAGGGCTTCTTCAATTACGCAAAATAG